Proteins encoded by one window of Lentimicrobium sp. L6:
- a CDS encoding ATP-binding protein, whose translation MGEIVGREKELSLLDKLYHSHKSEFIAVYGRRRVGKTYLIRSAFENKFTFQITGLANTSSKLQLANFNLTINTHQKNNETINLAEDWITAFAQLIDFLETKIGKKVIFIDELPWFDTRNSKFIQGLEHFWNSWASARNDVILIVCGSATSWMVNKLINNKGGLHNRITKTIKLNPFNLFECEKYLKNRTIELDRYQIIQLYMSIGGIPFYWDEIQAGKSAFQNIEEVCFSETGLLRNEFNNLFRSLFKKSENHVKIISVMAKKAMGLTRDEIVKLSDLPNAGSTTRVLDELEQSGFIRKYQPFGKKFRNSLYQLVDFYSMFYLRFIKDSNAIDKNNWINTIDSPKYRAWSGYTYEQICLQHIPQIKQKLGISGVYSEVSSWRSMSSDNGAQIDLVIDRRDQVINLCEVKFSINPYTITKKYASELRNKIGLFKTETSTRKSVFLCMLTTYGILENQHSLGLVQNDIKMDALFLPET comes from the coding sequence ATGGGTGAAATTGTAGGAAGAGAAAAAGAACTTAGCTTACTCGATAAGCTTTATCATTCACATAAGTCAGAATTTATTGCTGTTTATGGAAGAAGAAGAGTTGGCAAAACCTATCTAATAAGATCTGCTTTTGAGAATAAGTTTACCTTTCAAATAACAGGTTTAGCTAATACTTCAAGCAAACTTCAATTAGCAAACTTCAACCTAACCATAAATACACATCAAAAAAACAATGAAACCATCAATTTAGCAGAAGACTGGATAACAGCCTTCGCACAACTAATCGATTTTTTGGAAACCAAAATTGGGAAAAAAGTCATATTCATTGATGAATTACCATGGTTTGATACCAGAAATTCAAAATTTATTCAAGGATTAGAGCATTTCTGGAATAGTTGGGCTTCTGCACGCAATGATGTTATTTTAATTGTTTGCGGATCTGCAACCTCATGGATGGTAAATAAACTTATCAATAACAAAGGAGGTCTTCACAATAGAATTACAAAAACTATTAAATTAAATCCATTCAATTTATTCGAATGTGAGAAGTATTTAAAAAATAGAACTATAGAATTAGATAGGTATCAAATCATTCAATTGTATATGTCAATAGGAGGGATACCATTTTATTGGGATGAAATCCAAGCTGGGAAAAGTGCCTTTCAAAATATAGAAGAAGTGTGTTTTTCAGAAACAGGCCTACTAAGGAATGAATTCAATAACTTATTTCGTTCATTATTTAAAAAATCTGAAAACCATGTCAAAATCATTTCGGTGATGGCTAAAAAAGCCATGGGCTTAACCCGAGATGAAATTGTAAAACTATCTGATTTACCTAATGCAGGAAGTACAACTCGTGTATTAGATGAACTAGAACAGAGCGGGTTTATTAGAAAATACCAACCTTTTGGGAAGAAGTTTAGAAATAGCTTATATCAGCTGGTTGACTTTTATTCAATGTTTTATTTGAGATTCATTAAAGACTCGAATGCAATAGATAAAAACAATTGGATAAACACAATTGACTCTCCTAAATATCGGGCTTGGAGTGGCTATACTTATGAGCAAATTTGCCTTCAACACATTCCTCAGATTAAACAAAAACTAGGAATTAGTGGTGTGTACTCTGAAGTTTCATCATGGAGAAGTATGAGTTCTGATAATGGTGCTCAAATTGATTTAGTCATAGACAGAAGGGATCAGGTGATTAATTTATGTGAAGTAAAATTCTCTATAAACCCCTATACCATTACAAAAAAATATGCCAGCGAACTAAGAAACAAAATCGGTCTTTTTAAAACTGAAACCTCTACTAGAAAATCTGTATTCTTATGCATGCTCACCACCTATGGAATCCTAGAAAACCAACATTCATTAGGTTTAGTTCAAAATGATATTAAGATGGATGCCCTATTCCTACCCGAAACTTAA